In Lachnospiraceae bacterium, the DNA window AGGCGTGCATCGATACTCATCTCTGTGGCTTCCTTATTTTTCTGATAAGCAATATACTCATCTCTGGTGGCAGGTGTAAGAAACTCATAGGAAATCCCGGCATAGTCTGCAATTTTCCGGAAGTAATCCGGGATAATCCCCTTCATCTCACCATTTTCATTATAAGAATATGGATAACGGGACGGATCACACAGAACATGAAGCGGGTTGTCCTTGGAATATTGTGCAATAATACTTTTTTCTTGCTCCGTATATTCCAGATTCTTAGTTTCTATGCTTTCATAATTTTTATTATAAAGCGTTGTTTTCCAGTCACCCTCAACTGCATTCATCTGATCGATCGCATAATTGATCTCATTCAGCAATTCTGTATTGCCCTTTTTAACAATGACATAGAAATCGCTGCTGTCAAATTTATCCACGATACGCTCATTGTTTGTTTTTCTCAGAGAAGTGGCAGCAATAGCATCAACATTTCCGCTCTGAAGAGCTTCCTCCATCTCTGCTGTCGTATCAAAATAAAATGGATCATATGTAAATCCTTTGTTGTCTGCAAAATCCGCAAACTCTTTATCTCGTGAGCTTCCGTTCAAAAGTGCTACACGCATACCATTGTAAGTACTGTAATCGCCATCTACAATCGTGCTGTTGTCACTGCGGACGGTCAGAATCGCATTATTGGTTCCGATCGGACGTGAAAAATCAAACTTTTCTTCTCTGTCCGGTGTTTTGCGGGGAGATGTTACCATATCAATCTCGCCATCTTCAAGCATCTGCTGCATATCATCCCAGCTCTGATCGTATCCGACAATTTCTCTATACGTCTCCTGGTCAACCTCCTGGTTTAATAAATTTTCACCTGTCCCTACTGCTTCTCAATTCTTCGCATATAGTCTGCTTGATTGTTTCATCATCCAACGGCTTTGCAAGATGTGCGTTCATTCCTGCTTCCATACACCTTTCGGCATCTTCCCTAAATGCATTTGCAGTCATAGCAATAATAGGGATTGTTTTTGCATCCTGCCGTTCCAGGGATCTTATTGTTTTTGTGGCAGTAAGCCCATCCATCACCGGCATCATGATATCCATTAAAATAACATCGTATGTTCCTGATTCGCAGGCTTCAAAGTGCTGAACAGCTTCTAACCCATTTTTCACTGTTTCTACTTTAGCCCCATTTTCCGTCAGTATAAATTCTGCTATTTCCGCATTCAGCTTATTATCTTCAACCAATAATATCCGGACACCTGATATATCTGCATTGAAATCTTCTTTTTCTTCCGGTCGTGCATTCGTATCAATTTCAAATGGAAGTACTACAGTAAAACAGCTCCCTTCACCCAGCTTACTTTCAACTGTTATGGTTCCACCCATCTTTTCTACAAGTTGTTTCACAATAGGCATTCCAAGACCTGTCCCATTATAATCAGAACGTGGGGAATTATCTGCCTGTACAAATGGAGTAAACAATTCATTTTTTATAAATTCTTCTGACATTCCAATTCCATTATCTTTTATTTTAAATTCACATGTCATGTGATCTTCTGATCTTTCAATCGTTCTCATACTCATGTAAATAAAACCATTCACCTTATTGTACTTCATACTGTTTGTAAACAGATTCATCAATACTTTTTTCAGATGAACTGCATTGCTCCAAACATATATACCACTGTAATCATCATGTTCTCCTATAACATGAAGTCCTTTTTCTTCTGCCTGAAAAGATAGTGACTCCGTGATTTCCTGACATACCTGATCCAGATTGATGGATTCATCACCAAAAACCACAGTATCCGATTCTAACTTTGCCATATCCAAAACATCATTTACCAATGATAATAGCAGTTTCGAAGACTCATTTATTTTATTCAGGCAATCTTTTGCCCGCTCACCATCATTTCCGCTTTTTTCAAGAATTGTAAGCATGCCCATAATGCCATTGATCGGTGTCCTGATGTCATGAGACATGTTATTTAAAAAGGAAGTCTTAGCCTTATTGGCACTCTGTGCTTCTACAAGTGCATTTTGTAATTCCTGCTGTTTTTCTTCAAGCTCCTGATTCAGCTTCAATGCTTGCTCAGCAGACTTCTTGGATTTTTCTTC includes these proteins:
- a CDS encoding transporter substrate-binding domain-containing protein, yielding MQQMLEDGEIDMVTSPRKTPDREEKFDFSRPIGTNNAILTVRSDNSTIVDGDYSTYNGMRVALLNGSSRDKEFADFADNKGFTYDPFYFDTTAEMEEALQSGNVDAIAATSLRKTNNERIVDKFDSSDFYVIVKKGNTELLNEINYAIDQMNAVEGDWKTTLYNKNYESIETKNLEYTEQEKSIIAQYSKDNPLHVLCDPSRYPYSYNENGEMKGIIPDYFRKIADYAGISYEFLTPATRDEYIAYQKNKEATEMSIDARLETDNYAETKKWGLTAPFITMQLARVTRRDFDGEINVVTTVDQTA